The Mycolicibacterium duvalii DNA window TGTCGGTCTTGCCGCCGGGGGCGACGAACTCGAAGGTGCCGCCCTGGGCGACGGCGTCGGTGCCGGTGGAACATCCGGTCAGCACGAGAGTGGCCACGCACACCGTGACCAGCGCGCGCCGTAGCACCCCCAGCCGGCTCACCGGCCGGCCAACTCCGCGTACCCCCAGCCGACGTAGACATCCCCGTGGAAGTAGAACGACGTCACCGAGGCCAGGTTGCACAGCCGCCGCGTCGGGAAGTGGTGCAGCGGAGCACCGGTCATCGCCCGCCGCAGCGTCTCGACCGGAAGCTGGTGGCTGACACACACCGCCTCGTGGCCGGCGGCGGCCTGACGCGCGCGGCCCACCGCGCGCCGCATCCGCGCGGCGATATCGGTGTAGGGCTCCCCCCACGACGGGCTGCGGGGATTGCGCAGATGCCACCAGTTGCGTGGATCGCGCAGCGCCCCGTCGCCGGGCGAAACCCGTTGCCCCTGGAACACGTTCAGCGATTCGATGAGCTCGTCGTCGGTGGCGATGTCCAGGCCGTGTCGACGGGCGATGGGCGCCGCGGTCTCCTGGGCCCGCTCCAGCGGGGAGGCCACCACGTGGGCGATGTCGCGGTGGGCCAGCCAGTCGGCGACCGCGGCGGCCTGCGCCTGGCCCCGTTCGGACAGGTGATAGTCCGGCAGCCGGCCGTAGAGGATCTGGTCGGGGTTGTGCACCTCGCCGTGGCGCATCACGTGGACCACAGTCTTGGCCACTGCGGTGTCGGAAGTTTCGGTCATGCGGGTTTCTGCACCTCCGCGGCGGCACGCGCGGCGCCGGGCAGCGCCGCGGCGATGCGGTCGAACGCACCGTCGTCGAGCGCGGTCGAGACGAACCAGGCTTCGTAAGCACTCGGCGGCGGATACACCCCGGCGTCGAGCAGGCTGTGGAAGAACGCGGGGAACCGCCACGTGTCGGTGGCCCGCGCGGCCGCGTAATCGGTGACCGGTTGATCACCGAAGAACACGCTGAACATGTTGCCGGCCCGCGGAATCTGATATGCCACACCCGCTTCGGTCAGAGCGGCACCGATCAGCGTGACCAGCCGGTCGG harbors:
- a CDS encoding histidine phosphatase family protein gives rise to the protein MTETSDTAVAKTVVHVMRHGEVHNPDQILYGRLPDYHLSERGQAQAAAVADWLAHRDIAHVVASPLERAQETAAPIARRHGLDIATDDELIESLNVFQGQRVSPGDGALRDPRNWWHLRNPRSPSWGEPYTDIAARMRRAVGRARQAAAGHEAVCVSHQLPVETLRRAMTGAPLHHFPTRRLCNLASVTSFYFHGDVYVGWGYAELAGR